ATTCTAAACTTATAGGTTTTCCATATGAGCAGTATTTGGGCATTTTAAAAAAGCATGTTTACAATTCACCAATTTGGATTGAAAAAACAAAAGAAGTGCAGCCTAATTTTGAAAAATGGCAAAAAGTTCTAGGAAATAAAATAACAGGATTAGATGATGTTCTGACAATTGGGGATGTCCTTATCGTAGCAAAAGCTCATAATAAACCTTTACCAGAAGGCTTGTCTCAAGAGGATGCTGATAAGATAATTCATTTAACAGACTGGGGACTTGCTCAGCAATTCAAATCTCAACAAGTTTCTTACATAATGGGTGGACAACTGACTAATAGGATGATTCAAGACCTAGCAGATGTGGTTACTGGTAAGTCAAAATATAAAATGACATATTACTCCGGCCATGATCTTACACTGCTAGAAGTTATGGGAACATTAGGCGTACCGTTAGAAGAGGCTCCAGGCTATGCAAGTAACTTACAAATGGAACTTTATAAAGATGATGATACGTATAAAGTTAAGCTTAGATATGATGGTAAATATATTAAATTGCCTATAATGGGCGAAGATAAAACATGCACCTTAGATGAGCTGGTGAAATACATACAAGGTATAAATCATAAGTTTAAAGAGTAGGTTATTTCATGTCTAATCACTATCTTTGTTTAACTTATAGATATTGTTATACTCTCTAATAGGAAAAGAATAGGAGAAAACTAGATATGTCTAGTCAAAGTTTACTTATCAAAAATGCTACTATTGTGAATGAAGGTAGAACATTCAAGTCTGATGTTTTAGTAGAGAATGGTAAGATTTCCCAAATTGCTGCAAATATAGATAAATCAGCAGATAAAACTATCGATGCAACGGGCTTACATTTATTGCCGGGTATGATAGATGATCAAGTGCATTTTAGAGAGCCTGGATTAATGCATAAAGGAGATATCGAATCTGAATCTCGTGCTGCTGTAAGAGGAGGCATTACATCTTATAT
This portion of the Pseudofrancisella aestuarii genome encodes:
- a CDS encoding histidine phosphatase family protein, with the translated sequence MRKFIAIFMIWVFLVPIIGYSQGKLVFVSMITRHGDRAPFANIQNANYDWGTSLSELTPIGMNEEYNLGQKLRKRYVEDLKLLPENYENQSIYVLSSHTNRTVTSAQSLLMGLYPSGTGPVLENGEAAIKGRFQPIPIMTLSEDSKLIGFPYEQYLGILKKHVYNSPIWIEKTKEVQPNFEKWQKVLGNKITGLDDVLTIGDVLIVAKAHNKPLPEGLSQEDADKIIHLTDWGLAQQFKSQQVSYIMGGQLTNRMIQDLADVVTGKSKYKMTYYSGHDLTLLEVMGTLGVPLEEAPGYASNLQMELYKDDDTYKVKLRYDGKYIKLPIMGEDKTCTLDELVKYIQGINHKFKE